The window cgaaatcgaacctgggacctttcagtccgcaggccgacgctctatccactgagccaaaccggtttcggcaagattatCTTTTCAAACTATTAATGGAACCTAGATTTGAAAGATTCAGGTTTTAAAATAGGGAACATCaccattccctcctcccccatgtATGTGCTGTGggttttttctgttcttttatccGGTCAGGGCAACCGGAACCACATTTTCAGTCCAGAAATCTGGTGGCCTCGGGCTTGATTTCTAACACATTAACGTCCGTCTTCTATTGACTTAAGTCCCATTGACCCACAATTACTTATTATAAGAACCACTTAACTCACATGTGAAAGGGTTTTGAAACGATTAAAAGCCACCAAATGGAAGATAAGCacattaaaatgtccagaatTTCTAACATCATTCAACTTTATGCTTTATTAGTGAAAACCCATTAAAATCCAATTTTTCACATTTTCAGGAAGTAATGCCAGTTAATGTATTTAGTATTAATCTTTTCACTTATAACCTCCTTGCCTTTCTTTGCTTGTCCCTTCCTTGTCTTTCCCAGGACTTTAATCTCACTCATCTCTCAAGTATAATGTCAGTAATGAGGTCATTACATGTCCTATTAAAATTCATACTTTGGTCTTAGTTGTGGCCTAATTTAAACACTGACATTATGGACTCATGCTAATTAGCCCGGATGGCCAAATCCCCCACCAATTAAGCAAATGTAGACGTTTCAGGTTATTTCTGTTACATTAAGAGAAAAGTATGGTGATTGTGACCTAAAGTCATTAGCCCCAAGACACCATAATAAAATTATGTCTTCTAATTATGGTATCTTGAATGCAACCATGTTTCATCCCTTTGCACTCTGAATTTAGACCTTTCTATCATAATCGCCATGGATTCTTTATATTTGTTCTACTCTAACGGTAAGCTTGGCTTCTGTGAGGAAAAATGTTCTTTGCACAATGATGAGttggtttaatttaaaaagttttgccTTAGGTGGGGCCTGGGGGGGGTGGTAAATGGAGAAGGGGAatggagatatctgtaatagcatcaacaataaaaaatatagctcggccagcgtggctcagtgattgagcatcgacctatgaaccaggaggtcacggttggattcccggtcaggacacaggcctgggtttcgggctggatccccagtggggggagtgcaggaggcagctgatcaatgactctctctcatcattgatgtttttctctctccctctcccttttctctgaaatcaataaaaatatactttaaaagttCTCTATTGGTTGCAGGAGCCCGTTACCCATTGGAATGATGTGATGGCTGGGTTCCCTGGCTTGCTCCTCGTGGAGTTAGATTCGGTTCTAACGGTGTTGATCTCAGTTCTGGtttgggagcaggagcaggaggtggggcgggagggggagagtgagaggaggaacgggaggtggaggcagggacaGCGACAGCCACAGAAGGAGGcgaagaagagaagggaagggcaaGAAGGGCTGGACGAGGAGACCGTCCCCAGGGTCCCGGCAAACTTGGAGGCAGTGCAGTTGGTTTGTGCGCCCTGATTTTCACTTCTGTCCCCCTCGAAACGCCGTGCCCTCCCTCATTTGGGCCCTAagttcccaccctcccccgcctcccccaccgaATACACTCACGAGACCCCCATTTCTCAATGCGTCTTCTTAGCAAGGTGTTTGGAAATGACCTCATATGTTTGGAAATGACCTGGTGGTTCTGCGGAGCTCACAGCCCCGAAACCTCTGAAACTCTGACTTGGGCGCAGGTCCAGGCCGCAGACGCGGCGGGGGGCAGCCCAGGCGGCTCTGAGGGAGATGGGCTCTGGCTCGGCCCCCACGCCGCCCCAGGCGGGTCCCTGGCGCATGCGGCCCCCTTTCTGTCTCACAGGACTCCACACCCCCCGGGGTCGCAGGGACCGCCAGCTGGCCCTCAAGACATGTTCTGGGCTGAACCCAGGTGGCTTTTGGTttccttttgtttggtttttgcaaACAGCCCTGGTTGGGCAGAGGGGCTGGTACTGGTGCTGGTACCAGTGGCCCTGCGGTGAGGGGCTGGCGAGGGAAGCTGCCATGCTCAGGAGCTGGCTCCCGTCCCTTCTTCAAAGGACCACAGTGGCCCGagtcgcggggggcgggggggggggggggaccagtgACTCGTTAGGAAACGAGTGTGACCACGCGGCTCTTGCTGCTCACGCTCGGGGAGGCGCTAAGGTCCGACCAGCAGGGGAAGCTGCCGGCGGTGTCGGCCACGTTTTGGACGCTGGAGGCCTTCAGGCCCGACCCCCTGTGGAAGGGGCCCGTGTCCAGGAGGGCGATGTCCGCACAGGACGGCCCGCCGGCCGCCGGGTGCTGCTCTCGGGCTCCCTGGGCAGGAGGAGTCTCTGCGGGGCCACGGGGTGCTGGCCTGGGCGGGACGGTGACGCGGAGCCCCTCCAGGCCGCAGAGGGCccggggccgggcggggagggTGTGCGGCTGCACAGCGAGAGCCCCAGGTCCCGGACCAGCGTGAAGTTCAGCAGGAGGCCCAGGGCGGGGAGTGCGTGAACCAGACGGGCAGGCGGCCGGGgggccaggggccggggccacagcaggctggccaggctgtaGTCAGTCCCGGACGTCGCCGGGGCAGCGGCAGCTCCGCACGGTGTTGTCCTGGGCGAGGATCAGGGTGCTGCTGAGCTGGCCTCGGGCAGGGTGGTCGAGGGCAAGGACGCCCAGCACgagcaggaggaggctgagccgGGGGCTGGTGCCAGGCTGTCCCCGCGTGTCCGCCAGGTCACGGGACTCACCGGAAAGAGGGGTGCAGCTCGGTTACTCTCCTCAAAGGGAGCCCCTGCCAACGCGGGAGCCCTGCTCCCCGTGAGGCGCTCTAACCAGGGCAGGTGGTGCCGGGGCCACGGGCAGGATGCTCCTCCCGGGCGCCTCCCAACCGGCAGCGGCCAGCGCGGAGCTCTGCTCATCGGAGGCATCAACTCCCAGGCGTGCCGTCCGCTGACAGGGAGACCGGCACCCCCACAAGGGAGGGGGACTCGAGGAGGAGACCTGGGCCCCGGCGTGGTGGGGACCTGGGCGATTTCAGTGTGCACGGCCCCCAACATCCAGTCGCTGGTGCTGAGGGCCTGTCGGCCCCTGAAACGCTCACACCCGCTCCGCCGGCCACCCCCGGTTCCTGGACCCACCGGCAGCGCGTTCCTGTTGGATCCAGCCGCCCAGCTCCCCGTGGACCCACAGCGCGGCCGCCAGCGGAGCGGCCAGTTAATGGGAAACTTCAATTTCCAACTGGACAGCAGGCCCCCGTCCCACTAACCTGCTGACAGGCCGTTCTCACGTCTCCTGGCCTCACGGACGGCGTGTTCCAGTGGATTCTACCTGCGATGATAGACAAGGACAAGACCAGTCACACCAGTTCACCCCAGTGATCCCCACTCACCCACTCCTTTCCTGGAGCAAATCTATGAACTGACTTCACCAAGTCAGTCACTGCAGGGCCCCAGAGCTCAGCACCCACAGGCACTGCCCAGTGTCCAGATAAGGCAGGAATGCGGGCAGGGACCTCGGGACAcgccccagtgcctggcattgaTTGGAATCAGATACACATCATGAAACTGGGCCCCAGAATTCAGTTTGGCAAAAATAATGACATTTCCCCTGAGTTAGCTGATGACTGAAGAGAGAGACTCAACAACACAATACAATTTGTCTGTATTCGCAAGGCCTCATGGGTACGGTGAGAAACGGGGGTGAGACCTCTGACCAGGAGAGTCCGGAGCTAGGACTGGGCCCCTGCAGGGAGGGACATGGAAGGGTCCGTCTGGGGGGTGCACACGTCCACAGAGGTGGAGACGGAAGGAAGGAGGCCGGGCAGGCCTGCCACACAGCTGCAGGCGGAGGCCAGGAGGCGGCGAGGAGGAGCCCAGGGGCAAAGCTACAAAGGCCAGCTCGCTGGGCGGACAGGCTGCACCAGGCCACCAGCCGGGGCCGGAGCGCAGGGGACTAAACGTGAGCTCAGCCAAGCCCGTTTGAACAGAAGAGGAACCGGTTTTCATAGCAAGTGCCCGGGGGCAGCCCAGAGTCCGACGGGAGCTGACGGAGCTGATGTTCAAATGCACCTGATTCTGCTTCCAGAGCCCAGGGGCCAGCCTGTGGGGAGGACCCGGGCTGcggcagagggggaggggtgaTGGCGGGCGCCGCCGGCTCACAGGGCGCGTGCTGAGGCCACGCAGAGAAGCGAAGACGAACAAGGCTTCCGTGcaaaagaggaagacagaggcggctccagaaatcaggattttaaaaagattcccaggtggctCTAacgtgcagccgaggttgagaaccactgccttagacctgTCTGTCCAGCTGTGGAGTctggggacgggggcggggggtggggagggggagaggggcacgTGTCTACCACTGGGGGCCGGAATTCCAGGTTCCTTGATTCACTCTTTTCCTGATCACGAGGGCAACGCAGCTCCTGACAGCCACTGCGATACTCCCCGGTGTGCGAGGAACCAGGAACTCTACTCCCCGTCTCCGCGCACCGGCAGGGGTACCAGGCGCGCACGTCTGCATTGATGCCGATCTTGCTTTGCCTTGGAGCTTGGGCCACTGCTTTGATGGTTAATGAacatggagggaggggggacacaGCTCCTGAGCGGCTGGCTCACATGAGCTCCCGTGGAGCCGGAGCCCAGGGCGTGGACCAGGTGAAGCTTCTGACAAAAGGACCGTCACATGTActttagaaaagaataaagtgcccggctggtgtggctcagtggctgagcgttgtcccataagcccaaaggtcacgggttcggttcccggtcagggcacgtgcccagatgGCAGGATCCatcccagcgtggggcgtgcaggaggcagcccactcatcaatggttccctctcatcatggatgtttctctctctctccctctcctttcctgtctctcaGGTCAATAGAAACAGTTTTGTAAAGAACACAGTGCCATTGGCCCTGAGGGAAACAGTGAAGACGACCTGCAAGTTACCCTCCTCATTCCCTTCCCGTCTCGCTCCGGCGTCGGGTACTTTCCATAGCAAGTCGTGCCCAATGACGTTTTCTTCGACgtcctagcccaggggtgggcacactttttgactcgagggccacaatgggttcttaaactggaccggggggccggaacaaaagcatggatggagtgtttgtgtgaactaatataaattcaaagtaaacatcattacataaaagggtaccgtcttttttttttttttagttttattcattgcccgcgggccgtagtttgcccacggctgccctggacattgcagaggaagaaagaaggcaaTCCGAGCTTTCCCTAGAAGTTTAAACGTGACTCACCTTAGAAGAGAGAGGGCGCTGTACGGACTCCCGCCTTAGTGACATCACCCGCGGAAGAAAAGCAGTGGAAACATTGCTTTTCCTGGCACCAGATGGCGCGGTTTCTCCAAAAACCAAACCAGGGTCCCGCGCTCCCAGGCGCTTCTGACTCGGAAGCCACTTTAGAAGCCGCACAGCCTTCTCCTTGCCCGGGAGGGCGGCGCGGAGTCCCGAGGCCTGAGGCTCCGGTGGCCCAGGGCGGGaagggagccaggggaggaggagaggaggcagggccccTCACAGCGAAGCTCCAGTGAGAACACCGGGAGGcggcccctggggggggggggaaagatcCGTGGCCCCGACTTTGGAGGGGAGCCTGGAGTTTGCCGTCCTTCCCTTTCGGGCTCCAGATCGGATCGGACGTCCCTCACCCCGTTGCTTTGCAAAGACTGAGCGCTGAGCACGTGGCTCTAGGTCTCCTGTGACTCGCGGGGGTCAGGTCACCTGGCCAGGGGCTGGCTTTGCTGTCATCGGGCCTCCTCATTTGGAATTCCCCCGAACATTTCTTAGTTTTGCTGCTCCCCCCATAGGTGAGTATGGAGCGAGCTCCACGTTCAAAAGGAGCGTGCAGCCCACTGCTGGGCACTGAGGACGCACGGCCACGCTGCACGGCCACGGGGGCCACGGGAATGCACACCCAGCCGCCCACCTGCTAGGGTCCATCTTTTGGAAAGCAAAATACGTTTTCTAATTACGAT is drawn from Myotis daubentonii chromosome 3, mMyoDau2.1, whole genome shotgun sequence and contains these coding sequences:
- the C3H21orf62 gene encoding LOW QUALITY PROTEIN: uncharacterized protein C21orf62 homolog (The sequence of the model RefSeq protein was modified relative to this genomic sequence to represent the inferred CDS: inserted 3 bases in 2 codons); this translates as MTPHRHCGHRENRGDEERRLQLDSGRLTPGTDTQSDTRTDTRDQNRDRYPDRHPDRHPDRHPGLTPGPTPGAAAQQPLGDAARAAALVFLPSRDLADTRGQPGTSPRLSLLLLVLGVLALDHPARGQLSSTLILAQDNTVRSCRCPGDVRDXDYSLASLLWPRPLAPRPPARLVHALPALGLLLNFTLVRDLGLSLCSXHTLPARPRALCGLEGLRVTVPPRPAPRGPAETPPAQGAREQHPAAGGPSCADIALLDTGPFHRGSGLKASSVQNVADTAGSFPCWSDLSASPSVSSKSRVVTLVS